Below is a genomic region from Mustela lutreola isolate mMusLut2 chromosome 1, mMusLut2.pri, whole genome shotgun sequence.
TAATTGACTGTTTCAAAGGAGCACTGGTTCATAAGCTATTGCATGCATTAAAATTACGTTTTCTATATTGCAGCATTTTAAGACGGGTCAGTGACAATGCAGAAATTGCTCAATGATGCACATTTTTTTATTACTGCATTAAGGTTTTGACATATTAGTAATGAATAAATGTTTccataaaattagattttttttataactttaaaattgaaatatgacACGGAACACTGTGACTTCCTCTTTGAAGGTAATGTTCTAGTTTCATGAAACAAAGCACAGCTTTCTACAAGTCTTGAACTCATACTTCACTGGCTTAATAGTATTGATTTTGAGAACAAGTTCTAACATGCAGGTTTCCACATGTAAGATAGATAATGGTTTTACATAATCACTCTAGAAATAATCTTCATTTCTCTgataaattcttaaatttatgGTAAGCTTATAACTACACAAAGAGTAGCAGTAAAATAGTATTTCGATTATATCTCAGAAACTTGGGGAGTATCATTTTATCGTACTAAAAGAGATGCCCAGAGAACTGGCAATGTTAGggaattttcttatatttaaaaatattgggaaaaatcTTTAGTAGTTCTCTGTGATAGGAAAAACATAACGTTTCTAATTTATGGTGCCAACTGGGAGTTCAGTCCCTGTTTTGCCTTCTAGTTTTCTTGAACATGTATGCAAATAAGCTATCTTCTATTAGAAAATTGTAAAAGATGCTTTTGGCAAAACATCTTATTAAATGTGTTTATATTTGATTTTACATGTATTGTTAACATTTATTACAATTGAAAGTCTGGTTACAAATGTCTAGATTCTACAGGTGGCATCACTTTATCAAAACACTTTGTTTTATTAACACTGACAACTTGGGCCAACAGTAAGCATTATCCTGTGTCAACTGAATTGCCCTAACATGTCTACATGTAATCTGGTGTTATACAGTTGCTACCTTCTTGCTTCAGAAAGTTAATCAGCATCTAATTTGCATTTGTTAATTAGGGTTAATGTGCACTAATTGATTTTTTGATGCTTGTAGATTTCCATTAAACCCAGTTAGCAATACTTACCTTAGATACCTCATTCATTTGAGTTATGATGATCATGTTTTTGTTGAATCTGTGCCAAATAGAAAGCCTGCATCATAATTACAGCTAATTAACAGATGATTATGCCCTGTATTAATGGGCTTCCCTTGTCTTCTGCTAATATGTGTTAtaaatttcaagtttatttatggAGTGCTTAGAACTTTTTTAACAATAGAAACTTGAGGCTCTTAATTATTAGAGGGTACATGATCAATCATTTGCTcagtttacataatttaaaattttagagaaaaggaaTATATAATTTTAGATTAATTTTAGAAACTTGTTTTTATAAGTTAGCATCAAGTCAAGTATATATGATACTGTGTTATAATTCAGTTTCCACTAGGAATTGGCAATAATTAGATATTtaggatttataaatatttgtgtgtattACTAGTCATTTATaagcaaatgtattttttagGCCTAGTACTGACACTTTGACTAATTAAGTCATTTACTCTCTTGGCTCTtcagctttcttattttttaaaatgaaagcatcAGGACTGGGTAATTTATTAGGTTTCCTTTTGGGTCTAATAGTTGTTTGTGATCTCAATAATTGTTAACAGCATGCTTCACTAGAAGTTATAAGGCAAAATTGGAATTATTTATGCAGTTTTATACTTCAGGTATCACTCTTTATGGtactatttaattttatctaGTAATCAGTGTAGCCTATAATTGCTAAGTGATAAACACACTTTTGACTTAACTGTTAAATCCAGAGTGACCTGGGAAATGGAATGTTTTCATAActgaatgtatataaaaatattttaaggctttGTGTGTACTAGTAATACTAACAGAACAAAAAGATAAGGAATCCTGTGTTTAAATGGAGAGCAAATAGTAAAAATAagcttaaataattaaataagaaatttttaaaaagattttatttatttatttgacagagagagacagctagagagggaacacgagcagggggagtgggtgagcgagaagcaggctacctgctgagcagggagccctacgcagggctccatcccagggatcatgacccaagctgaaggcagatgcttcacaactgagccaccgaggcacccctaaaaatattCTTATGAAATAAACTTTGTACATTTTATCTCCTATAATGTGTaagtataaaaaatgaaatgtgcagAAGTTCTAGGACTTAAGCAAAATACCATTTTATAGCCCATTCTTAACTTTAAACCTGTGACCTTTGGCACTGTAGCTGTAAAGAAATGTAGATCtagaaaaataattgtaataCTCCATAATTAACTGTAGAGTGAGTTTATGGTTTGTAAATATAAGCAGCTTTGTCAGAATTACTCTGTAAATGCTCAGTGACTTTTGACACAGGAGTTGTAATTGTGCAGATCTTTAACTAGTCTGGATGTTCATCAGACTTTACCACTGTGTTATTCAGGTCTATTACAtgaacagaatatggcaaaaatgAGACTGCTTACTTTTATGGGAATGGcagtggaaaataaagaaatttcttttgaCACAATGCAGCAAGAACTTCAGATTGGAGCCGATGATGTTGAAGCATTTGTTATTGATGGTAAGACAATtagactgttttcatttttttcctagaatttCTCTCTTTTACCTTGTGAAATATAAGATTTTATATCTTGGGATCCCTGGCTCACTCAGACCTtacgactcctgatctcagggtcatgagttcaagccccatgttcagcatggagcctgcttaagaaaacaaaaaaagattttgtattttgaagTTGAGTTGTATTCTGACAAAGCTGGGTTCTTTTGTAGCAGATATGTATGTATAGACTTGTAGAGTGTATTTTTAGTAGAATGAAGATTCAGTGGAAATACAAATTGCTCTGTGGGTTTTTGGTATTCTGTCccttgaaatcatacaaagtaaaaGTCTTTAGACCGTATACCATAGTGGTTAAGAGCCGAGATTTTAGTATTAGACCTGGGTTTGAGGGCCAGGTCTTCCTTTGTGAAACAGTAGTGTAGGGAGTTAATATGTGGTTGGGAGGATTAATTGAATTAATGCAAGTAAAGCACTTTatttagcccagtgcctggcacatagtaaatgatcTGTAAATATTAATCATAATCCATTTTTTATCATTGGCTAGAAACAGGACCTTTACCAACAATTACATTATAAAACGATTTAATTGTTACTCAGATTTTTCTCCTGGGCTTCTAAGTTTGGAAAGTTGGGAGAATTATCCAGTCAAGATTAACGTACAGAACTACTGACAtggtttctttttaatgctgTAAGTCTCAAACTGTCCTATAAAGGAAATTGTTTTCTCCCATATGGAATTGTAGGGGAGAACACTTAGAATACTTAATAAAAACTGTGATATTTAGTATAGATTCACCCAGCAAGCAGAGGACAAATGTGTGACCTTCCTCTTGGTTCCATCACACTATTGCGTTTGTGACTAGATTCAGAGGGCTGTTTTATAAAATGATGTTTGAAAATTGTCAAGTTTATTGTGGTTTAGTTTTATATCTCAGCTGTTTTTCTTGGGGATTTTCCATATAACATATCatgtaaaatatcttttttcagCAGTAAGAACTAAAATGGTCTACTGCAAAATTGATCAGACCCAGAGGAAAGTAGTTGTCAGGTAAGACACACTTTAAGACTTTGCAGCATTTTGTAGAACAGTTTAGTTTGTtctgattatttcacttaaatgttTAGAGAACCAAGGTGGTGTTCTTAATCCATTGACTGTAGTTAAATAGTTGCtatttatcataattttattaaagttCAGACTGAATGTGATTAGCTTATTTAATGAAAGAGTCCTATTTTCCAGCACATTTCATTTAATGGCTTAGCATTGGCTAGAATACTAATgacttttgtgtctggtttatgtAGTTCAGGAAAGTAGAAGGTTTAGGATCAATTtgataaagactttttttaaataatttagaatgATAAGAGAAGAATTAGAAGCTTAGGTCTTTCATGtgtatttaaccttgtttttAACTAGATACAAGTGTGTAGTATTGTAAAAGAATGCCAGAAGGATAAAAAGTTGACgaataactttgtttttaatttttcaatttttagtcATAGTACACATCGGACATTTGGAAAACAGCAGTGGCAACAACTGTATGACACACtaaatgcctggaaacaaaacTTGAACAAAGTGAAAAACAGCCTTTTGAGTCTTTCTGATACATGAATTTTTatgctatatataaaattttgttgtttttggaaaAAATCTAAATCCTAGTAAAACTGAAATTTGACTACAGTCTGgacatttatgtctttttaagtttaaaagaaatgtaaaaagtcACAAGTTTCAGAGGATACAAAGTAATCAGTTGCAAAGGGTCACTATCTATCTTGTATATGACTTAAGTTGTGCTCTGCAAGGAAGGGGGTTAAAGGTGCAAGAGTTTGATGAAAGGATATATGGAGGAAAGCAAATTTAACTTAGGAGAATTGGATGCCGGCAGCCATCTTATCTATCTTAAATGAAACATTTGTAAAAACATAACTTCATCACAtcaaaaaaaattggaaaactgaGTATAACTGTAAAGCTTTAGGTGCAGCAATTTGTTCTAGTCAAAACCATATTATTGATACTTCAGTTAAATAGTTCACCACTGAAAGCATTTATGAACATTCTTTTAATCTGTTATTTTTTCCAAcatctcttctgcttttcttttcttaggtTGGTTGTCACCTTCTAAGCTTAGGAAGTTTTCGATTTCGTTAATTTGATTTGTTACCAGGCTCTGCCAGTCATCTTCACCAGCAGATAGTGCTGCCGCATCAGTAAGATCTTTAATCTTGGTTGCCTGAAAATGGCTTTGGAGCAGAACTGATTTCAGGGGCTTAGTTTCCACCTAGGAAAGACCAGACTTGTTTTGCTTACCATTGAAATTACTcgtttttttaaagtccttaataagagttaaaagaaaatccttaaagctCTACAATTATTAGTATGTGAAAAAGTCACCATTTTCCTTAACTAATTTTCAACAACTGCCTTAATTTGGcatgaaaaaaacaataaaatgtgaaTCTGGAGGCTTATGCCTATGTTGTAGCTCTCTAAGTTCCCTAATAAAGTCCAGGGATACCATGAACATTTTCTGAAAAGTCTTAAGCTTACGttgaaagaaaagatatttaaaacaattgCAGATCAAAATCTGTTTtgatttctcttcccttcccaaatgtgtctgttttgtgtcttCTAATCAAAAccaggagaaaattaaaaatgctaatggaggaggcacctgggtggctcagctggttaagtgtctgccttctgctcgggtcatgattctgggatcctgggattggactctgctcagctgggaatctgactgtctctctccctcttttgttcccccagcttgtgctctcttactgtcaaataaatagaatcttaaaaaaagaaatggtaacagAGGTAGACTGCCATGTAGAAACTGCCTTTTACTTTGATTCCTCTCCTCCTTCAGAGCACCATTGTTGGACAAAATGGAAAGAGCAGTGAAGTATTTGGAAGTTGACATGTTTCCAAAGCACTGCATTGggtaatatttactttttaacacAGTATtataaaagtttttcattttaagattttttttctgatagtaaTTATACTTTTTCCCCTATTATCTAAACttccaataaagaaatgaaaatcactaGTCATCTGTCCGGAGAGACCAGTCAACATTTTGGTACGGCTTgcttctagtctttttttctaAGCATATTTGATCATTCTATAGAATTTTGTATCttggtttttccttttgtggGCTGTTTCCTAGGTCTTAAAGACTTCTCATAAACCACTGTCAGTGACTGCACaaaatttcttggaaaaaaaaaaaacggtcaGTGGTCTTCTGATTCCAGACAAAATCTGGTGGTAAAAGGCTattatgtattttagaaataaagaacagaataaGAATTACATTCAAATTACCTAAAATCTCAACTATCATTAAACATTTTGATGTAAATATTCTGGTCtcttctgtgtgtatatatatatacttgcaaAATCTGGATCATAATTATATCATTTTCTGTTCTGTGTTTAAAACATTCAATAGCATTTTCCTCTTAAAAGTCTAAGAATATGGCTTCATTATATTCCATGTTCCATAATGTAGTATGTTTAAGTTGCTTGGAAATGCTTAATATTGTAAATTAGGCTATAATGAATATAATTTGTTTACAGATCTTTGAGTATTATCTTACATTAGAATCTCCCCATTAGACTGGAAACAGGGCATATGCATAACGTTAAAAGTGAGATTATATAGTGATAATTTTTCAGTGAGCTTAGTTTACATTTAACCTCAGTTCCCTAAGGGTTGCTAGTTTTGGATGGATCTATTTGGCTCGTGAGAATTCTACAGTCAGCCACAGTCCCCTTGAATTCTTAGCCTCTGATCTTTGTGGTAATGCTGTGTTCATAGCTGACTGCCTGTGTATTTATGAAATAACAGATGAAAAACCAAACTATCAGCACAGGACTTCACAGAGACCATGGACAAGTCGTTTAAGCTTTGTGACCTCACTCTTAGCACTGTTTAGTGGCAAAATGCTATTGTAGTGTAGCTgataatggataaaaatgtgtataaatgtgtatttctGATAATATCTGGCATGTAAGTACCCACCTTATGCATTTAGCTCACAGGGCCAGAATGAATGTAAGTCATCCATGCAGTATGGAGAATGGATCTAGAGAAATACATCAAATCTAAATTGAGGTTGCCGATTTTGATGTAAACTGACTGATGGTCTGTATGATTTAATGGGGGTCTCTCACAATGCTTGATGCATTTTGGTGCATTTGATATCAAGTTCAGATTACTAATTTTCCAGAATCCttgactttttatcttgatggagaGAAAAAAGATATTAACACATACCTGCTCTCGTTTCTTTCCCCTTAACTGCCTACTCGTGGGAGGGGCAAGAGCAGGTATGACTGGAGAAACAAGATGTTGATGGAAGTTTACACTTAACAAAACTTGTCATATTGGGCTTAATTGAGGTTTTGCAGCCTACAACAGTAATTCTCATTGCAGACATGTCGCCACATACCGCTttgctccttcctttccctcacttccttttaaaaatcacttcattACCTCTGtacctcctctttctgccttaaAAGATCTACTCTTTGGCCTAAAATTTCTCCTAGTCAGATTATCAGtcttctttgcattttaaaatttaaatgaacttaattttaaaaggaaaataaaatacactgttAAAAGCTGTTATTTGTTAAGGCTGTGCTGTTgctgtaatttttgttttataggtGCTAAGGGAAAGTTACTTAATGTGTAcctctaaaattgaaaaaaatatacaatgactTCAAAATCAGCCACTGTGCAGTTGGTTTTTTCTGTAAGTAATCTTTCCTAAACTTTTTAGGTATAACCTAAAAAGGTTTTTAGCAGTTAACACCTATAATTgcctatttttaagattttgaacaGTATAGCCTTTCTCATGCTCAAGTTTTGCACTCTAAGATAAAAAATAGCTTataaattttgccaaaaaacTGATCATCTGTGCTTAGTTGCTTTTCATATGACAAATGGACTTGTGGAGCCATGTAATCTCTACAAATACtttgcttaaaatatatataaatccatACTTAAAATATCACATATATTAAGGGTATTTGATCCCTTTGCATACTATGTTctaatggaaataatttaaatttttctttgcaaTAGTTTTACCAAAACGATGTAATTACTTAGCACGATAAAGAACAATGGAACTTAATTGACTGCATTATTTTGAGACATCgtttattaagataaaattttaaatgctcaAATGCCCCTACTCCTAAATTTAGgtgactaaaaaaaaagaaggacataCATAATACACTACCTCACACTGTCCTTCCCAAAACAGGCTGGGTTATATCTATTTGATTTATACACTGTGACTTTTTCCTGCTGTTTTCCATCAACCTTAATTGTGAAAAATGGTGCCATGTTGCCCTCTTGATATTATTTTGGAGATCAGTTAGGTCTTAAAGCATCCAGATGCATACAGTTCTACACATATCTGTAGAATTAGCTCACTAAGGTCTGCTCGGCAATATTTTTAATTGACTTACGTGTTCTGTGGGAAAAGAAGAATCGTAAAAAGTCTTTGCAGTTGCATTCCTCTCTTCACTGGGCTCTCCCTTGGGATCTGGATGGATACTCGAGTTATTCAAAGTGTCAGCAACTCTGTTAATGCTGGTAGTATCTGGTTGACAAAGAGGAAATGGCAACAACTGAATTTTATTCTCCAGGCACTCATTTTAGGACTgaacttgtttttctctgatcctaTCTATGcttttgtatttaaaaagcaactgttttgtttttactttgaatattctatagttttcactGACTTTGCTCTTAATATGCATTAGGCAtttcatttcagaaaacaaaattttattgctACTTTCTAAAACCTGCTGGTTTCACGCTAAAATGAGTGAAATGGTGTAAATATCTTCTAAGACAAAATAACTCCCATAAAATGTTACCCTCATTCCCCTGGTTACTTGCATTGTCACAGATGTAAACATATTAAGATTGATGGAGAAAAGTCTGAATCAACGAAAAGtcagatttataaaatatatttaaagaaactgGCCACAGTAAGAAGCCCAACAAACAGGCTGACTAGTAGGGGTCACTGGAATTTAATAAGTAGATAAAAATGATTTAGAGAAACATGTCAGCTTTGAAGGTTAAAAGATACTTATAtctgggtgccttggtggcttagtgggttaagctgctgccttcttcggctcaggtcatgatctcagggtcctgggatcaagtcccgcatcgggctctctgctcagcagggaacctgcttcctcctctctctctctctgcctgcctctctgcctacttgtgatgttcctctgtcaaataaattaaaaaaaaaaaatacttatatctTTTATGAGTGGATATTTTACAAGTTGAATTTCTACAGAATTTTCaatctccccttccattcttatTTATATCATTGAGTTTTAACCTAGAAGAAAAGCCTTATGAGAAAACAGTCAACATGAGACCAGTGCCTTAACAGCACTTGCCTAACTGCAGCATTCAACAGATTCAAAATTAATGTAATCTGAAgttaatacattttattctatTAGGAAAGTTACAGTGCGTAAGATGAAGTTTTACAGTATTTTGGTGTTTCCGTTTTTCCCTGCATTACCTCTCTATGCTAGTAAACCTGATATGCTAATTTTAATTCCCAATTTTTCTCTTCAGAGTTCCTTAATTGcctctttttaaaagtatctggTAGCTCTGAGAGCTTCCCTTGTAATCTGCATTTCTTTAATGGGTCTAAAATCATACTGTTCAATGGCCAAGTTCCCTTAAAAATCTAAGAATATCTTAACAATCAGTAACTCACTACGAGATTGCTATTAACAAAGTAAACTTTTTTCATGATAATCTTAAACTGCTGTTCGTTGTTAATCTGTACAGCATTTATACATGATATGtagtatatttctatttttaaatatatttggtaggaaaaatttcaaatacataaaagcaGAATATGAACTTAGACCATCACCCTGCGTGAACACCATCAGTGTTAAGTCCTATGTATTTCATCCATTTACCTCCCCCTATTTtttattctagaatatttttataaagcaaaactTAGACACTTAATTTATGTAGTGGTTAGAATACACTATTCTCTGAAATGTTGAATATTTGAATGTTTTAATGTTGGTACATAACTAAGGTATTCTGTTTAAAGTGTTTGAGTTACAAATATCAATGATACGAAATGTATTAATGTTACACCTCAACAGTGTTTGTAAAATGAAAGCTGGATTCTGGTGCTAGTGAAGGGAAGCTAGAAGTAGAAAAGtcaaggaaagagggagaaaactgGGAGAAGAAAATGAGGGAAGTTTTTTCAGTACAGAATGGAAAGGAATAAACATGCCCACTGGCAGAAGCCTTATCAACAACTGAGATTCTAATTAGATAGTTGttactaatttaaaattaatgaccTGGACCTGTGATTATTTCTGCTATTTCCAGTTCcttggtgaaattttttttttaatttccagtatGCATTTGCATCTTAGTACATGTTAATATCAGTGGCTCAGATTTAGgtgaaaaaaaatccactcatatttaaataaaacctttcctacttttatttatataacatgtATAGAGTATCTTAggtttaggtaaaaaaaaatacgtaAGTGGTTTCATTTTAAACATAAACAGCCCCTTTATCAGGAATAAGGAgtagaaattcaaatttaaagaaCACATAAACATTGTTTTCTTACCTGGTCCAGTATCCTTCCTGATTCCATCATCGTTTTTGCAAAGTGTCATTGAAACCGGATTTTTGTTTGCTGATGGGCCTATTGGTCTCTCCTTCAACAAAGGAATGCTAGAAGTTGAAGTGCTCAGTGTTTGACTTTCAGTTTGATTTACTTTTGACCAAGGACTGGGGTCTAAGAAATTCACATATACTggaattttctcagtttttttatCTGAAGTTGAAAGATCAAAGGCTGACCTTCCACTTCTGTTTACTAAATCTCCAGATGGCTTTATGTGAAATGAACATGATTCTTCCAGCTGTCCTTCACTGTAAATTTTTCCTGAAACGATGTCATTTAATGACTCtgttttctctgtattatttAACAATGAATGCTGTCTTTCATTGACATTCACAAAAAGGAAGAGGTCATTTTTTGTGGCGTTAGTTATCTGAGTCTCGTCAATCTGACTCTCTTTATTAGAAAACTGTATTTCTGTGGAAGTTTGCATAGGAACAGCAATTTTCATGTCTTCAGCTTGTGAAGTATGTATATTCTCATTTTTAGCCTGAAGATGGGAAGTGGTTGCACTGTTTTCTAAGTATCCCAGACAGTTCTTTAGCTGGCTAGTGTGCATCTCATTCAGATTTTCCTGCATAGTTCTTTCACCAGGGCTTGAGTTGGGTTTCACCAACATAGgcataatattaacatttttatctgAATTCTTAAGTACTTTCAAATTCTCACTGAAAGTTGCTGTGTCAGAGGGAATAGTCGGTTCAGGTCTCTCTAAAGTATCATTACAGATCTGCTGGAAAACTGAAGTTTGTTTAAATGGCAATACACTGCACTCACTTTCCTTATTTAACAGTTGCATTTGGTTTATTTTACATTGTTGATCATCTAACATAACATTAGTTGACTCCTGTAAACTGTATTTCTGACACTGAACAGCATTCTTTTCTACATTGAGAGATGAATCCAGATATGCTTTGGTTTGGTCACTACTTgtaatttccttctctgtggcaTTTTCTTGAATCCCTGGAAGCAATCTGAACCGTTCAAATGGTTCATTTTCAGGAAcctctttcttttgatttgtatGCTGAGCCACCCCACTTAGGATATTGTTAGATGATCTTTTATTATCAACCTCCAGATGGGCATCTGCATTGTGAAGATCAAATCCTTCAGTTCCTTCTAGGAgtatcttttctgtttctgttgatctgtctgccactaaaaaagaattttttggtGATTTAAATTCTGTACATCCATTGTCTTTTCCTGAACccactttatcttttatttctgcgATAACTGCTTTTCTAAAGTCAGTAACATTCAAGGTTTGTGCTTGACTAATTAGTTCTTTTTCTGTGCCGAGGTTTTTGCTTAGGGAGATTTCACTCTGATTTTCATCCTGAGATACAGTAGGATCAGTTTCATTCTTGGAGCTTTCTTCAAAAAGCTGTAAATCTGTCATGAAGAGAACAcagtaaatttttatattatacccTAAAACCTGCTTTTATAAGACATAATGAATTAcctatttatataaaaacatttagccttaaatatttcattgacTATTACACAAACATTACGATACCAATTTTACCAAATATTGAATTCCCTTGTTCATAATAACATTAAGCATGCTAAATATTTGGCTCTTCTCATATTAAATTTTGATTTCACAAAGTATTTTTGGTTTAAAAAGAGGGAAGTTCAGGGTATTAGGAAATGGTTTTTAGTTTTCTAGTTTCTTATACTTCCTTTTGAGCATACAGTACAATGCCGTGTAAACACATagccaagtaaataaaaatgaatttatcctAACAAGTTAGACTCTAATTTCTATTATTACTGTCAAAGAAATATTTAACCAAGGAACCTGAAGATCTAATTgactttattaaatgattcattgAATCAGACAGCATCCTTTctagcaaagaaaaaagagcccCATTGAGCTACAGagaaaaaggtttttaaaggtaGAGAATTAATAGACaaaggaaattattagcaaagaatACATTGTTTTAGGCAAGGCCGCCCTCCTATGGGGAAAGAAAGAGGTCTGTCCATGGATTTTTTACTGCTGACCAGAAGATTCCAGGTTGACTCCTTAAAGGTTACATTCCTGAGGATTGAAGCTGCAGTTTGGTTGGTATTAAGTTTTGGTTTGCTGACATGGGTTCTTAACACGAgtaactccattttgggcctgtggttttctttttaccaCTCCTGAGGATCCAGAATTGCTAGCTGTTTCTTCAAGACTGACAATTACCACTTCTTATTCTTTActttctaagtattttaaagtTTGGAGATACTTTTGTGCAAATGTATAGAATACCtaagaaatatgttttattcATCTAGGTTTTAACCATAGATTTCAAATTTTCCATATAGTTAACCTAGAATACGAAATTCAGGACTTGAAGGGCTTTAGTCCATTCATTTTCTCTACAACATCTCCACCAAGTGGTTGTTCAGCCTAGGTTTGAACACCTTCATAAAATAAGTCTGGTCTTTATAAGcagttctttttcaagatggacAAGTTTAGTAAATTATCTCAGTGGTTACAGAAAGGCATCTGAACTAAGAAAAGTGCTCTAGGTCTGATACTCAGAAGGTTATTCATATCCCAGAGAACACTCCACAAAGCAGTGAATGCGGAAAACTGAACGCAAAAAGCTATGGAGTAAGTGATaaggaaaggcagaaaaagaattttcccCAAAAATACTGACTATAAAAAATAGCTCAAAAGAAGCCATCTTAAGACCATACACAAATGAAAAAGAGTTTCTTCAACTACAATATGGGATCCTCAAAGCAAAGACTTTAATTGGTACTCCCCTGAATTCCACAGGTGGCCTTGCACAGCATTTTGACAGATCCTTTATTTGTGGGAGAAAGGGGGAGCTcagtatttaaaattagaaagtaGCAGTATGCTGGTTACCTTCTACGATGACTTCTATAAACGgaccctctttcttctccttttctctgtagTTTGTATCTGAACAAAAACTCAaagtatctttctttctttcttgcccagaattgtatttctgtatgatgttttctgatttttccattGACATTTCACTGTTTTTAGTATTTACTTCTGGAATATTctaatggaaaatgaaaaaaaatacctttaaaaacattgttaaatAGTATAAGACTTCTGA
It encodes:
- the CCDC73 gene encoding coiled-coil domain-containing protein 73 isoform X2; this encodes MENDFKTDSSSSAFALPSSSETMFSIQLLDFKTSLLEALEELRMRREAETQYEEQIGKIIMETQELKWQKETLQNQKETLAKQHKEAMAAFKKQLQMKMCALEEEKGKYQLATEIKEKEIEGLKETLKALQVSKYSLQKKVSEMEQKVQLHLLAKEDHQKQLNEIEKYYGTITGQFVLVKENHEKLEQNVQEAIQQNKRLSALNKKQESEIDSLKKELKKVTSDLIKSKVTCQHKMGEENIHLTIKEQKFQELQERFNMELELNKKINEEITHIQEAKKDIIISFQHMQQLLQHKTQVSTELEANLKMLKEKNQTLERDNELQREKVKENEEKFLNLQNEHEKALGTWKKHVEELNGEINEIKNELSSLKETHTKLQERYNELCDQKKFEEDKKLQNIPEVNTKNSEMSMEKSENIIQKYNSGQERKKDTLSFCSDTNYREKEKKEGPFIEVIVEDLQLFEESSKNETDPTVSQDENQSEISLSKNLGTEKELISQAQTLNVTDFRKAVIAEIKDKVGSGKDNGCTEFKSPKNSFLVADRSTETEKILLEGTEGFDLHNADAHLEVDNKRSSNNILSGVAQHTNQKKEVPENEPFERFRLLPGIQENATEKEITSSDQTKAYLDSSLNVEKNAVQCQKYSLQESTNVMLDDQQCKINQMQLLNKESECSVLPFKQTSVFQQICNDTLERPEPTIPSDTATFSENLKVLKNSDKNVNIMPMLVKPNSSPGERTMQENLNEMHTSQLKNCLGYLENSATTSHLQAKNENIHTSQAEDMKIAVPMQTSTEIQFSNKESQIDETQITNATKNDLFLFVNVNERQHSLLNNTEKTESLNDIVSGKIYSEGQLEESCSFHIKPSGDLVNRSGRSAFDLSTSDKKTEKIPVYVNFLDPSPWSKVNQTESQTLSTSTSSIPLLKERPIGPSANKNPVSMTLCKNDDGIRKDTGPDTTSINRVADTLNNSSIHPDPKGEPSEERNATAKTFYDSSFPTEHVETKPLKSVLLQSHFQATKIKDLTDAAALSAGEDDWQSLVTNQINEIENFLSLEGDNQPKKRKAEEMLEKITD